In Aristaeella hokkaidonensis, the following are encoded in one genomic region:
- a CDS encoding SH3 domain-containing protein → MTKRKHSAIILMVLILAVTAVLPMGGALADTGTVKGGWLILRSQPSFAGAIKASYPSGTVVTITGQVGSWYAVTTPDGKTGYMLGDYLQIGGNAASTAGNLTGTTAYVTSSNGLNVRLRSGPGKGYSIIASYAPGTQCSIISHGKNWSRIQIGNYTGYMMTQFLTSNGSATPLPTPATNPTGQEYTVYVTSKNGKGVNLRSGPSKSYTSIGFYSVGTQAAMVTKGATWSYIRVGNRYGYMMTEFLTGNEPVKPVPPTGGAYVVSANGKNVNLRAAPTTRSTIIRSYKVGTRLTVITRGIDWCFILIDGTYGYMMRQFIYEGSVPATATDLLATTAF, encoded by the coding sequence ATGACGAAACGTAAACACAGCGCAATAATCCTGATGGTGCTGATCCTGGCGGTTACAGCAGTACTGCCCATGGGCGGCGCGTTGGCGGATACCGGTACGGTCAAGGGCGGATGGCTGATCCTCCGTTCACAGCCTTCCTTTGCCGGAGCTATCAAAGCCAGCTATCCCAGCGGCACAGTGGTGACCATTACCGGCCAGGTCGGCTCCTGGTATGCGGTTACGACACCGGACGGCAAAACAGGATACATGCTGGGTGATTACCTCCAGATCGGAGGAAACGCCGCCAGTACAGCCGGCAATCTCACCGGAACGACAGCATATGTGACCAGCTCAAACGGGCTGAACGTCAGGCTGAGATCCGGCCCCGGGAAGGGATATTCCATTATCGCTTCCTATGCTCCGGGTACTCAGTGCTCGATTATTTCGCATGGCAAAAACTGGAGCCGCATTCAGATCGGGAATTACACAGGATATATGATGACCCAATTCCTGACCAGCAACGGATCCGCAACGCCGCTGCCGACTCCGGCCACAAATCCGACAGGTCAGGAATATACGGTATATGTGACCAGTAAGAACGGGAAAGGCGTGAATCTGCGGTCCGGTCCCTCCAAATCCTATACAAGCATTGGTTTTTACAGCGTAGGAACCCAGGCTGCCATGGTTACCAAAGGAGCTACCTGGAGTTATATCCGCGTCGGGAACCGGTACGGATATATGATGACAGAGTTCCTTACAGGGAACGAACCTGTCAAGCCCGTTCCGCCGACCGGAGGCGCATATGTGGTCAGCGCAAACGGCAAAAACGTCAACCTGCGTGCGGCACCCACAACCAGGAGTACAATCATCAGATCCTATAAAGTCGGTACAAGGCTGACAGTGATCACACGCGGAATTGACTGGTGCTTTATCCTGATTGACGGTACTTACGGGTATATGATGAGACAGTTTATTTATGAAGGATCTGTGCCGGCTACCGCCACAGACCTCCTTGCAACAACTGCATTTTGA
- a CDS encoding ABC transporter permease yields MRKVLKNQAVQTFAASILCILAGLLIGYIVLLFINPQGASESILNIIKNFFTWSRPQSQLKQFGNTLAKTMPLIMCSLSILFAYKVGLFNIGTAGQYVAGACASLYAALAWHWGWLPCMLLAMIAASLLGAITGILKAYCNVNEVISGIMLNWISLYTANTILSNVKETASPYTLYLNKENPASMLPTLGLDKLFNGNSNVTLAVPVAIVAAILVWVILSKTRFGYELKATGNNKNAAKYAGMAQNRNIILTLMISGALAGLGASLLYQTGYMRWECTQSSVPAMGFNGIAAAFLGGLHPIGAVFSSFFIQHITDGGQYVNTNFYSSQISDVISSVIIYLCGFVLFIKLTMNRVITRREDKKGAKQ; encoded by the coding sequence ATGAGAAAAGTTTTGAAAAACCAGGCCGTACAGACTTTCGCAGCCTCCATCCTTTGTATCCTGGCAGGTCTGCTGATCGGCTATATCGTCCTGCTGTTCATCAATCCGCAGGGCGCAAGCGAATCCATCCTGAATATCATCAAGAACTTCTTCACCTGGAGCCGGCCGCAAAGCCAGCTGAAACAGTTCGGCAATACACTGGCCAAGACCATGCCCCTGATCATGTGCTCGCTGAGCATTCTGTTTGCCTATAAAGTAGGCCTGTTCAATATCGGCACCGCGGGACAGTATGTGGCAGGCGCGTGCGCCAGCCTGTATGCCGCGCTGGCATGGCACTGGGGATGGCTGCCCTGCATGCTGCTGGCCATGATCGCCGCCTCCCTGCTGGGAGCGATTACCGGCATCCTGAAGGCATACTGCAATGTGAATGAGGTCATTTCCGGTATCATGCTCAACTGGATTTCCCTCTATACAGCCAATACGATCCTGTCCAACGTCAAGGAGACGGCCAGTCCGTATACGCTGTACCTGAACAAGGAAAACCCGGCCTCCATGCTGCCGACCCTTGGACTGGACAAGCTGTTCAACGGGAACAGCAATGTTACCCTGGCTGTACCTGTGGCGATTGTTGCGGCCATTCTTGTGTGGGTAATCCTGAGCAAAACCCGGTTCGGATATGAACTGAAAGCAACCGGGAACAACAAGAATGCCGCCAAGTATGCCGGCATGGCGCAGAACCGGAACATTATCCTGACGCTGATGATTTCCGGCGCACTGGCGGGACTCGGCGCATCGCTGCTGTACCAGACCGGATACATGCGCTGGGAATGCACACAGTCTTCCGTACCGGCCATGGGCTTCAACGGAATTGCGGCTGCCTTCCTGGGAGGACTTCATCCCATCGGCGCGGTATTCTCCTCCTTCTTTATCCAGCATATAACAGACGGCGGACAGTATGTGAACACCAACTTCTATTCCTCCCAGATTTCTGACGTGATTTCTTCGGTGATCATATACCTGTGCGGCTTCGTGCTGTTTATCAAACTGACCATGAATCGCGTGATTACACGCAGGGAAGATAAGAAAGGAGCGAAACAATAA
- the rpsT gene encoding 30S ribosomal protein S20 has product MPNIQSAKKRVKVSEKKNLRNRIVKSEMRTSIRKFDAAVAADAQNANEQLSATSAVIDKAASKGVIHKNAANRKKARLAKQLTKAAN; this is encoded by the coding sequence TTGCCGAATATCCAGTCCGCAAAGAAGCGCGTTAAGGTCAGCGAGAAGAAGAATCTTCGCAACCGCATCGTAAAGAGCGAGATGCGTACTTCCATCCGGAAGTTTGACGCCGCTGTTGCCGCTGACGCGCAGAACGCCAATGAGCAGCTGTCCGCGACTTCCGCAGTGATCGATAAGGCCGCGTCCAAGGGCGTTATTCATAAGAATGCCGCCAATCGGAAAAAGGCCCGTCTGGCCAAGCAGTTGACCAAGGCCGCTAACTAA
- a CDS encoding ABC transporter permease — MLLLIQYTLIFASVLMLVALGGCISEHSGIINLGLEGIMVVGALGGALVMRTLGTTSAVVMVLAAMIAAGLAGMLYSCLLGVAAIHFKADQTLVGTAMNLLATAAATVLVKAMNTAANPDNHSSEIEYVAARKMFIVNINGFEFNWFMIVAVIAVAAVYFLLYKNRFGLRLMACGEHPQAADSVGINVYKMRWSGVLISGLLGGLGGLCYILAGVSLWKFENGVAGFGFLALAVMIFGQWKPSRIAVAALLFGLFRALSNTYTGFPFLLSLNLPGNVYNMMPYIVCLIVLAFTSKASHAPKAEGIPYDKGSR, encoded by the coding sequence ATGCTGCTTCTGATACAATATACATTAATCTTCGCTTCCGTTCTTATGCTGGTTGCCCTCGGCGGATGTATATCCGAGCACTCCGGAATCATTAACCTGGGACTGGAAGGTATCATGGTCGTGGGCGCACTGGGCGGCGCACTTGTAATGCGGACGCTGGGAACGACCTCCGCAGTGGTGATGGTGCTTGCTGCCATGATTGCGGCAGGGCTTGCAGGCATGTTATATTCGTGCCTGCTGGGCGTCGCCGCCATCCATTTCAAAGCAGACCAGACGCTGGTCGGTACGGCCATGAACCTGCTGGCAACGGCCGCGGCCACCGTGTTGGTGAAGGCTATGAACACTGCCGCGAATCCCGACAACCATTCCTCTGAAATCGAGTATGTGGCAGCACGGAAGATGTTCATCGTGAACATCAACGGATTTGAATTCAACTGGTTTATGATTGTGGCCGTTATCGCGGTAGCTGCAGTATATTTCCTGCTGTACAAGAACCGGTTCGGCCTGCGCCTGATGGCGTGCGGTGAGCATCCGCAGGCGGCGGATTCCGTGGGTATCAATGTGTACAAAATGCGCTGGAGCGGCGTACTGATTTCCGGACTGCTGGGCGGACTCGGCGGCCTCTGCTATATCCTGGCCGGCGTATCCCTGTGGAAATTTGAAAACGGCGTCGCAGGCTTCGGCTTCCTGGCACTGGCGGTTATGATTTTCGGCCAGTGGAAACCTTCCCGCATCGCTGTTGCGGCACTGCTTTTCGGTTTATTCCGGGCATTGTCCAATACCTACACAGGATTCCCGTTCCTGCTTTCCCTGAATCTTCCGGGCAACGTGTACAATATGATGCCCTATATCGTATGCCTGATCGTGCTGGCCTTTACTTCCAAAGCATCCCATGCGCCCAAGGCGGAAGGCATTCCCTATGACAAGGGATCCAGATAA
- a CDS encoding DUF370 domain-containing protein yields MKLVNIGYGNMLATERLVAVVSPEAAPIRRMIQDARDSGRVIDATCGHKTRAVIVTDSEHVVLSPLMPETVAARIDERKGMEEDA; encoded by the coding sequence ATGAAACTGGTGAACATCGGATATGGAAATATGCTGGCGACAGAACGCCTGGTAGCTGTGGTATCCCCGGAGGCGGCACCGATCCGCCGGATGATCCAGGACGCAAGGGACAGCGGCAGGGTTATTGACGCCACATGCGGACACAAGACCAGAGCTGTTATTGTTACAGATTCAGAACATGTTGTTCTTTCACCGCTGATGCCGGAAACGGTGGCAGCCCGCATTGATGAACGCAAAGGGATGGAGGAAGACGCATGA
- the yqeK gene encoding bis(5'-nucleosyl)-tetraphosphatase (symmetrical) YqeK, translating to MAKKERIGILGGSFDPVHRGHIAAALSVLDAAYVDRLLMVPCGNPGHKSCIAPAEDRWKMLVAACSKDKRLVPSRLELDRSGTTYAADTLKAVRKEYPDADLFCIIGSDTQMTLYHWVNIEEVFRLCSFLVLPREKDVKASCREEIDRLKAMGGRVRLLPFSPVAVSSSGIRSAFSSGMVSEDLNPAVQEYCHCKGLYGCPGRLDKIDFWMDNLFSALKPKRFAHSLSVARTSARLAAMYGENPLKAEQAGLLHDCAKCLPLKDMQRIAKENHLTDDPGVLSSDALLHSLAGACLAEQLYGMTDPEVLEAIRFHNTGYPGMSRLAMCVCLADFMEPLRDPFPLLDEVRALSESSLEKALLRSLEGTVDHVLSRGWYLYPRTVDTISWLRTLPVVRD from the coding sequence TTGGCAAAAAAAGAGCGTATCGGCATTCTGGGCGGCAGTTTTGATCCGGTTCACCGTGGTCATATTGCGGCAGCGCTCAGTGTGCTTGATGCTGCATACGTGGATCGCCTGCTGATGGTTCCCTGCGGCAATCCCGGCCATAAATCCTGTATTGCCCCGGCGGAAGACCGGTGGAAAATGCTGGTTGCCGCCTGCTCAAAGGATAAGCGCCTGGTTCCTTCCCGTCTGGAGCTGGACCGTTCCGGCACTACCTATGCCGCTGACACCCTGAAGGCTGTGCGGAAGGAATATCCTGACGCGGATCTGTTCTGTATTATTGGTTCCGATACGCAGATGACCCTTTATCATTGGGTTAATATAGAGGAAGTTTTCAGGCTTTGTTCCTTTCTGGTCCTTCCACGGGAAAAAGATGTGAAAGCTTCCTGCCGGGAGGAAATCGACCGGCTGAAAGCCATGGGCGGACGCGTTCGCCTTCTGCCTTTCAGTCCCGTGGCGGTTTCTTCTTCCGGGATCCGTTCGGCATTTTCTTCCGGTATGGTTTCAGAGGATCTGAATCCCGCCGTTCAGGAATATTGTCATTGTAAGGGTCTCTATGGCTGTCCCGGAAGGCTTGACAAGATCGATTTCTGGATGGACAATCTTTTCTCAGCGCTGAAGCCGAAGCGTTTTGCCCATTCCCTGAGCGTAGCCCGTACTTCTGCCCGTCTGGCAGCGATGTATGGAGAAAATCCGCTCAAGGCGGAGCAGGCCGGTCTGCTGCACGACTGTGCCAAGTGCCTTCCCTTAAAGGATATGCAGCGTATCGCCAAAGAGAATCATCTCACTGATGATCCCGGCGTCCTTTCCAGTGATGCACTGCTGCATTCCCTTGCCGGTGCCTGCCTGGCGGAACAGCTCTACGGCATGACCGATCCGGAGGTGCTTGAAGCCATCCGATTCCATAATACCGGTTATCCTGGTATGTCCCGCCTGGCCATGTGTGTCTGCCTGGCTGACTTCATGGAACCGCTTCGCGATCCTTTCCCTCTGCTGGATGAGGTTCGCGCCCTCTCAGAGTCTTCCCTGGAAAAAGCGCTTCTGCGCTCCCTTGAAGGCACTGTGGATCATGTCCTTTCCCGGGGCTGGTATTTGTATCCGCGCACCGTCGATACAATCAGCTGGCTTCGCACGCTCCCGGTTGTCAGGGATTGA
- the coaBC gene encoding bifunctional phosphopantothenoylcysteine decarboxylase/phosphopantothenate--cysteine ligase CoaBC: protein MDLTGREIVLGVTGGIAAYKSAEVVSRLRHLGANVHVIMTKNATEFVSPLTFQTLSANQVVTDTFQAPEYWNVEHVALAKRAEIFVIAPATANIMAKMACGIADDMLSTTVLATKAPVLLAPAMNTGMWTAAATQANLKTLQERGIQFVGPDCGILACGDEGAGRMSEPEAIVAAICDRLNARSDLAGMKVLVTAGATRERLDPVRYMTNDSSGKMGFAIVEAARARGAEVTTVYGNVTAQVPAGIRRIQIESAQELYDVMMREAPEQDIIIQAAAVCDYRFEKTAKSKIKKDEGEALTLTLTENPDVAKAVGAIKKKGQTLVGFAAETDNVKKNAVDKLKKKNLDMIVANDVTKPGAGFNVDTNIAALITKDGVEEEPLMTKRELADKILDKIVELRK, encoded by the coding sequence ATGGATCTGACCGGCAGGGAGATCGTGCTGGGAGTAACGGGAGGCATCGCCGCGTACAAAAGCGCAGAGGTTGTCTCCCGTTTGCGTCATCTGGGCGCGAATGTACATGTTATCATGACGAAGAACGCGACGGAATTTGTTTCGCCGCTTACTTTTCAGACGCTTTCTGCCAACCAGGTTGTCACGGATACATTCCAGGCACCTGAATACTGGAATGTGGAACATGTGGCCCTGGCTAAGCGGGCAGAGATCTTTGTGATCGCCCCGGCAACGGCAAACATCATGGCCAAGATGGCGTGCGGCATCGCAGACGATATGCTTTCCACCACCGTGCTTGCGACAAAGGCGCCGGTGCTGCTTGCCCCCGCGATGAACACAGGAATGTGGACAGCCGCAGCCACACAGGCAAACCTGAAAACGCTGCAGGAACGGGGAATACAGTTTGTCGGTCCTGACTGCGGCATCCTGGCCTGCGGAGACGAAGGCGCCGGACGGATGAGCGAACCGGAAGCGATCGTTGCCGCGATCTGCGACAGGCTGAATGCACGCAGCGACCTGGCCGGGATGAAAGTGCTGGTGACCGCCGGCGCTACCCGGGAAAGACTGGATCCGGTACGCTATATGACCAATGACTCCAGCGGAAAAATGGGATTTGCCATCGTTGAAGCCGCCAGGGCACGGGGAGCAGAAGTGACTACGGTATACGGAAACGTCACCGCCCAGGTACCGGCCGGCATCCGCCGCATCCAGATTGAATCCGCCCAGGAACTGTATGACGTGATGATGCGCGAAGCACCGGAACAGGATATCATTATCCAGGCGGCCGCCGTATGCGACTACCGGTTCGAAAAAACCGCAAAGAGCAAGATCAAGAAGGATGAAGGCGAAGCTTTGACGCTGACGCTGACTGAGAATCCCGACGTGGCGAAAGCTGTCGGCGCGATCAAGAAAAAGGGCCAGACGCTGGTAGGGTTCGCCGCGGAAACGGACAACGTGAAAAAGAACGCGGTGGATAAACTGAAGAAGAAGAACCTGGACATGATCGTGGCAAATGACGTGACGAAACCTGGAGCAGGATTTAATGTGGACACGAATATTGCGGCACTGATCACGAAAGATGGAGTGGAAGAAGAGCCACTGATGACGAAGAGGGAATTGGCGGACAAGATTTTGGATAAAATAGTTGAGTTGAGGAAATAA
- a CDS encoding BMP family lipoprotein codes for MKKLFALLLAAVMMMSMVSFASAESESSMRVAMITDYGDITDQSFNQTTYEACKQFCEASGLDFQYYKPASDSDEDRISSIEKAIDDGFTVIVMPGYAFGPAIQKVAPEFSDIIFIALDVGEGDIGDLAADVPANLYCAVYQEELCGYMAGYAAVKLGYKKLGFLGGMAVPAVVRYGYGFVQGADAAAVELGAEDVEIKYVYGNQFYGDADITAYMDTWYANGTEIVFACGGGIFTSAGEAAQKVGGKVIGVDVDQKGTIDGMYGDGITVTSAMKGLAATVYTELASILNAQFEGGKIENLGLVSENPEENFVQIAPSTQFADGFTAEDYAALVAKMNAGEITVSNAIDAEPTTTIKVEYLGNIK; via the coding sequence ATGAAAAAGCTTTTTGCTCTGCTGCTTGCCGCAGTAATGATGATGAGCATGGTGTCCTTTGCTTCCGCTGAAAGCGAAAGCAGCATGCGTGTCGCCATGATTACCGACTACGGTGACATTACCGACCAGTCCTTCAACCAGACCACCTATGAAGCCTGCAAGCAGTTCTGCGAAGCTTCCGGACTCGACTTCCAGTACTACAAGCCCGCTTCCGACTCCGATGAAGATCGTATCTCCTCCATTGAGAAGGCGATCGACGACGGCTTCACCGTGATCGTGATGCCCGGTTACGCTTTCGGACCCGCCATCCAGAAAGTGGCTCCCGAATTCAGCGACATCATCTTCATCGCCCTGGACGTTGGTGAAGGCGACATCGGCGATCTGGCCGCTGACGTTCCCGCCAACCTGTACTGCGCTGTGTACCAGGAAGAGCTGTGCGGCTACATGGCCGGTTACGCTGCTGTGAAGCTGGGCTACAAGAAGCTGGGCTTCCTGGGCGGCATGGCGGTTCCCGCTGTTGTCCGTTACGGCTACGGTTTCGTGCAGGGCGCTGACGCCGCTGCTGTCGAGCTGGGCGCTGAAGACGTTGAAATCAAGTATGTGTACGGCAACCAGTTCTATGGCGACGCCGACATCACCGCTTACATGGATACCTGGTATGCCAACGGCACTGAAATCGTGTTCGCCTGTGGCGGCGGTATCTTCACCTCTGCCGGTGAAGCTGCCCAGAAGGTCGGCGGCAAGGTTATCGGCGTTGACGTTGACCAGAAGGGCACCATCGACGGCATGTACGGCGACGGCATCACCGTGACCTCCGCCATGAAGGGTCTGGCTGCCACCGTTTATACCGAACTGGCCTCCATCCTGAACGCTCAGTTTGAAGGCGGCAAGATCGAGAACCTGGGCCTTGTTTCCGAAAACCCCGAAGAGAACTTCGTGCAGATCGCTCCTTCCACCCAGTTTGCGGATGGCTTCACTGCTGAAGACTACGCCGCTCTGGTCGCGAAGATGAACGCCGGCGAGATCACCGTTTCCAACGCGATCGACGCCGAACCCACCACCACGATCAAAGTTGAATACCTGGGCAACATCAAGTAA
- a CDS encoding ABC transporter ATP-binding protein has product MLHITKRFPGIIANDDITLQLKHGEIHALLGENGAGKSTLMSVLFGLYQAEEGTIKKDGKEVQINDPNDANALGIGMVHQHFKLVECFTVLDNIILGDEPVGKAGILKKAEARKKILALSEKYGLQVDPDAVISDITVGMQQRTEILKMLYRDNEILIFDEPTAVLTPQEIEELMQIMRNLAAEGKSILFISHKLAEIMAVADRCTVLRKGKYIGTVETKNTTMEELSAMMVGRNVNFHVDKQPAHPGEVVLDVQHMTVASKVHNNNAVKDVSFQVRRGEIVCIAGIDGNGQTELVYGLTGLEPLVGGKIMMDGKDITHASIRKRSVAGMSHIPEDRHKHGLVLDYSLEYNMILQTYFESRFTDRIGFLRRKNIREYSDKLIEQYDVRSGQGSVTPARSMSGGNQQKAIIAREIDKQPEMLVAVQPTRGLDVGAIEYIHKQLVAQRDAGKAVLLISLELDEVMDVPDRILVMYEGEIVGELDPKKTTQEELGLYMAGAKRDEVKKA; this is encoded by the coding sequence ATGCTTCATATCACAAAGCGCTTTCCCGGCATTATCGCTAACGACGATATCACCCTGCAGCTGAAACACGGGGAAATCCATGCGCTGCTGGGTGAAAACGGCGCAGGAAAATCCACCCTGATGAGCGTCCTGTTCGGCCTTTACCAGGCGGAAGAAGGAACGATCAAAAAGGACGGCAAAGAGGTCCAGATCAACGATCCCAACGACGCCAACGCTCTGGGGATCGGTATGGTACACCAGCACTTCAAACTGGTGGAATGCTTTACCGTGCTGGATAATATCATCCTGGGGGATGAACCCGTCGGGAAAGCCGGCATCCTGAAAAAGGCCGAGGCAAGGAAAAAGATCCTTGCCCTGTCCGAAAAGTACGGCCTGCAGGTAGATCCGGACGCGGTGATATCTGATATTACAGTCGGCATGCAGCAGAGAACCGAAATCCTGAAGATGCTGTACCGGGATAATGAAATCCTGATTTTTGACGAGCCCACCGCCGTGCTGACGCCCCAGGAAATAGAAGAGCTGATGCAGATCATGCGCAACCTGGCGGCAGAAGGGAAGTCCATCCTGTTCATCAGCCACAAGCTGGCTGAAATCATGGCCGTTGCAGACCGCTGCACCGTGCTGCGCAAGGGTAAATATATCGGAACAGTGGAAACAAAGAATACCACGATGGAAGAGCTTTCCGCCATGATGGTGGGACGAAACGTCAACTTCCATGTGGATAAGCAGCCGGCCCATCCCGGTGAAGTGGTGCTCGACGTACAGCATATGACCGTTGCTTCCAAAGTACACAATAACAACGCTGTGAAAGACGTTTCCTTCCAGGTGCGCCGCGGGGAAATCGTCTGTATTGCGGGTATCGACGGCAACGGACAGACAGAGCTGGTTTACGGACTGACCGGCCTGGAACCCCTGGTGGGCGGGAAGATCATGATGGACGGCAAGGACATTACACACGCCTCCATCCGGAAAAGATCCGTGGCCGGCATGAGCCACATTCCCGAAGACCGGCACAAGCACGGACTGGTGCTGGATTATTCCCTGGAATACAACATGATCCTGCAGACCTATTTTGAATCCAGGTTTACAGACCGGATTGGCTTCCTGAGAAGAAAGAATATCCGTGAATATTCAGACAAACTGATTGAGCAGTACGACGTCCGCTCCGGACAGGGTTCTGTAACGCCGGCGCGCTCCATGTCCGGCGGCAACCAGCAGAAGGCCATTATCGCCCGGGAAATTGACAAGCAGCCTGAGATGCTGGTCGCGGTACAGCCCACACGCGGACTGGACGTGGGCGCCATTGAATACATCCATAAGCAGCTGGTCGCCCAGCGGGACGCAGGGAAAGCGGTACTGCTGATTTCCCTGGAACTGGACGAAGTGATGGACGTTCCGGACCGGATCCTGGTCATGTATGAAGGAGAGATCGTGGGCGAACTCGATCCGAAGAAGACGACGCAGGAAGAGCTGGGACTGTATATGGCAGGCGCAAAGAGAGACGAGGTGAAAAAGGCATGA
- the gmk gene encoding guanylate kinase: MKETRKGMLLVISGPSGAGKGTLVAKLLEKDPSFCFSVSVTTRGRRENEIEDVHYHFISDEEYDKLLAEDAFIEHASVHGHRYGTLKSEVYDRMEKGQNVLLDIDPQGAREVMSKEKDCVSVFILPPSYHDLRVRLHTRNTENEEEIQRRLNNARGEIRQADRYRYLIVNDNLELAFEQLVAIVRAEKQNTVRYFPVIEE; the protein is encoded by the coding sequence ATGAAAGAAACAAGGAAAGGCATGCTGCTGGTGATTTCCGGTCCTTCCGGAGCCGGTAAAGGAACACTGGTGGCAAAACTGCTCGAAAAAGATCCCTCATTCTGCTTTTCCGTGAGCGTCACCACAAGGGGACGGCGGGAAAATGAGATTGAAGATGTTCATTACCACTTTATTTCTGACGAGGAATATGATAAACTGCTTGCCGAGGACGCGTTTATCGAACATGCAAGCGTCCATGGTCACCGGTACGGCACGCTGAAAAGCGAGGTTTATGACCGGATGGAAAAAGGACAGAACGTGCTGCTGGATATCGATCCACAGGGAGCACGGGAAGTCATGAGCAAGGAAAAGGACTGCGTCAGCGTGTTCATCCTACCGCCGAGCTATCATGACCTGAGAGTGCGGCTCCATACCCGCAACACAGAGAATGAAGAGGAAATCCAGCGGAGACTGAACAACGCCAGAGGAGAAATCCGCCAGGCAGACCGCTACCGTTACCTCATTGTGAACGACAACCTGGAGCTGGCTTTTGAACAGCTGGTGGCCATTGTCCGGGCTGAGAAACAGAACACAGTGCGGTATTTCCCGGTGATTGAGGAATAA
- the rpoZ gene encoding DNA-directed RNA polymerase subunit omega translates to MSIVDPSVLELLNHAESRYTLVVEASKRGREIVNGALPMIDAEGMKPLKTAVEEINRGLLTYDNPTEQEEQN, encoded by the coding sequence ATGTCTATTGTTGATCCGAGCGTACTTGAACTGCTGAACCACGCAGAAAGCCGTTACACCCTGGTTGTTGAAGCCAGCAAGCGCGGCCGCGAGATCGTGAACGGCGCCCTGCCGATGATCGACGCGGAAGGCATGAAGCCGCTGAAAACCGCTGTTGAAGAGATTAACCGCGGACTGCTGACCTACGACAACCCGACGGAGCAGGAGGAGCAGAACTGA
- the rsfS gene encoding ribosome silencing factor, which produces MQDQETVLRIARLLYDRKSQDIVALNVSRLTVLCDHMVIASGRTASQVSALADSVDELMAKEGIDLRRSEGRRDGRWIILDYGHIIVHLFHRDDRAFYGLDRLWNDGTNALALPFDQTLPD; this is translated from the coding sequence ATGCAGGATCAGGAAACCGTACTCCGTATTGCCCGTCTGCTCTATGACCGTAAGTCCCAGGATATTGTCGCCCTGAATGTTTCCCGCCTCACCGTGCTTTGCGATCATATGGTGATCGCTTCCGGCCGTACCGCCAGCCAGGTTTCTGCCCTTGCGGATTCCGTGGATGAACTTATGGCAAAGGAAGGCATTGATCTTCGCCGTTCTGAGGGCCGCCGTGACGGCCGCTGGATCATCCTGGATTATGGTCATATTATCGTACATCTCTTCCACCGTGATGACCGCGCTTTCTATGGTCTTGATCGTCTCTGGAATGACGGCACCAACGCACTAGCGCTACCCTTTGATCAAACCCTGCCCGATTAA